GGCCGAGGCCCGAGGCGTGGACGAACTCGGCCCGGGCGCCGTTCAGGGCCGCATTCTCCCGCGCGATGCGGACGGAGGGGGCGTCGATGTCCGTGCCGCGGGCCAGTCGCGCGCCCGTGCGGGCGGCGGCGATGGCCAGCACGCCGGTGCCCGCGCCCACGTCCAGCACCTTGTCGAACCGGCGGGCCTTGAGGAGGTCGTTCCAGGCCTGGAGGCAGCCCACCGTGGTGCCATGGTGACCGGTGCCGAAGGCCGCGCCGGCCTCGATCCGCAGGGCGATGGCGTTGGGCGGCACCTGGCCCCGGTCATGGGCGCCGTAGACGAAGAACCGGCCGGCGCGCACCGGGGGCAGGCCCGAGAGGGACATGGCCAGCCAGTCGGCGTCGGCCAGGGGCTCGACGGTCACGACCAGGCCGGGCTGGGCGGCCAGGCGGGCCTTCAGGGCGTCGGTTTCCTCGGAGGTCGTGGGAAAGGCGTCGATCCGCCAGACGTCGTGGTCCTCGTCTTCCTCCAGGATGGAGTAGGTCGCGCCCTCCAGGACCGGGTCTGCGTCGAGGCTGGCGGCGGCGGACTCGGCGGCCGCCCGGGGCCCCCGGGCGATGATCTGGACGGCGTCTTCGCTCATTCGCCCTCCTTAGGGCGGTCCGGCGCGGAAGGCGAGGGGGCGGAGGCCTCGGGCGGCGGTGCAGGCGCGCTCAGGGGGTCCGGAAGGCTCGTGACCACCTGTGGATCAGGCGCGGGCGGAGTCGTCTCCGCTTCCTCCTCCTCCCAGGCCGCGAGGGGCGGGACGTAGCCGGGCGGTGGCTGGCGGGAGTCTGTGCCGACCACATAGTCCGGGACAGGCCCCGAGCCCGACCATCCGCCTGCACCCCAGCCCCCGGTGGGATCGGCTCCTCCG
The sequence above is a segment of the Phenylobacterium parvum genome. Coding sequences within it:
- a CDS encoding 50S ribosomal protein L11 methyltransferase, which translates into the protein MSEDAVQIIARGPRAAAESAAASLDADPVLEGATYSILEEDEDHDVWRIDAFPTTSEETDALKARLAAQPGLVVTVEPLADADWLAMSLSGLPPVRAGRFFVYGAHDRGQVPPNAIALRIEAGAAFGTGHHGTTVGCLQAWNDLLKARRFDKVLDVGAGTGVLAIAAARTGARLARGTDIDAPSVRIARENAALNGARAEFVHASGLGHQRVRSAAPYDLVFANILAPPLVALAQDIRGALRPGGVAILSGLLRTQERRVLAAYRSRGFRLLRRIHRDAWATLVIQRS